From one Dermacentor andersoni chromosome 1, qqDerAnde1_hic_scaffold, whole genome shotgun sequence genomic stretch:
- the LOC126545604 gene encoding uncharacterized protein, with protein MPKNQNTLACYLDKKTRTTQDVHFSAPSQLPKVTQTQATSGTRLYHCSAAEIAFTSGFATAVSQHVGDNAYEIIGPDHESPQGANISVAEVSPVPLGSYHDR; from the exons atgccaaaaaatcaaaatacattggcatgttatttggacaagaaaacta ggacaacccaggacgtgcatttctcagcacccagtcaactgccaaaagtgactcaaacacaggccacca gtggaactcggctgtaccactgcagtgctgcggaaattgccttcaccagcggctttgcaacagctgtttcgcagcatgtcg gagacaatgcctacgaaattattggccctgatcatgagagccctcaaggggcaaacatctctgttgcagaagtgagcccggtaccacttggaagttaccatgacagatga